Proteins encoded by one window of uncultured Draconibacterium sp.:
- a CDS encoding pectate lyase, with protein sequence MKVQVSIILILLIQTVLGQQQIAFPGAEGGGKYTTGGRGGKIIFVDNLNNKGNGSFRKAIEAEGPRTIIFRVSGTIELEKTIHIKNGDLTIAGQTAPGDGICLKNYGVRVDADNVIIRYLRVRPGDNAHEEMDAITGMRNKNIIIDHCSFSWANDEVASFYDNENFTLQWCIISESFNLSDHHKGAHGYGGIWGGKNASFHHNLISDHVSRNPRLQGSRYTNNPDFEKADFRNNVIYNWGNNSVYGGEEGHYNLVNNYYKPGPATKKDVRDRILNLTQSFFSESRNTDTLRAGWFYVKGNVIEGNKEISKNNWDGGVQVKNLTQEMINHSRLTSPVEHTAIKTDDAKKAYKKVLQNAGASFQRDAVDKRIIREATTGKESVGKQFRDGGKGIIDSQTDVGGWPLLQSTPPSPDADNDGMPDEWEKQNGLNPEQADNNDYKLNKEYTNIEVYLNSIVAQKK encoded by the coding sequence ATGAAAGTACAGGTAAGCATAATTCTGATTCTCCTTATCCAAACCGTTTTAGGGCAACAGCAAATCGCTTTTCCGGGTGCTGAAGGTGGTGGCAAATACACAACCGGAGGTCGCGGAGGCAAGATTATTTTTGTTGATAACCTGAATAATAAAGGCAACGGAAGTTTTAGGAAAGCCATTGAAGCAGAAGGACCGCGTACCATAATTTTCAGAGTATCAGGAACCATTGAATTAGAGAAAACCATTCACATAAAAAACGGCGATCTTACCATTGCCGGGCAAACCGCTCCGGGCGATGGAATTTGCCTGAAAAATTACGGAGTGCGCGTTGATGCCGACAATGTAATTATTCGCTACCTGCGTGTACGCCCTGGCGACAATGCACACGAGGAAATGGATGCCATTACCGGAATGCGAAACAAAAATATTATAATAGACCATTGTAGTTTTAGCTGGGCCAACGACGAAGTCGCTTCGTTTTACGACAACGAAAATTTCACACTGCAATGGTGTATTATCAGCGAAAGTTTTAACCTTTCCGATCATCACAAAGGAGCACACGGTTACGGCGGTATCTGGGGCGGAAAAAATGCCAGTTTTCATCACAACCTTATTTCCGATCATGTTAGCCGAAATCCGCGGCTTCAAGGATCGCGCTACACCAACAATCCGGATTTTGAAAAAGCCGATTTCAGAAATAACGTAATCTACAACTGGGGAAACAACAGCGTTTATGGTGGCGAAGAAGGCCATTACAACCTGGTGAATAATTATTATAAACCCGGTCCGGCAACAAAAAAAGATGTGCGCGACCGCATCCTAAACCTCACACAAAGTTTTTTCAGCGAAAGCAGAAATACCGACACACTCCGCGCAGGTTGGTTTTATGTAAAAGGCAACGTAATTGAAGGAAATAAAGAAATCTCAAAAAATAACTGGGATGGCGGTGTACAGGTAAAAAACCTCACTCAAGAAATGATTAACCATTCTCGGCTCACCAGTCCGGTTGAACATACTGCCATAAAAACTGATGATGCAAAAAAAGCATACAAAAAAGTATTACAAAATGCCGGTGCCAGTTTTCAGCGCGACGCCGTTGACAAACGAATAATTCGCGAAGCCACCACCGGAAAAGAAAGCGTCGGCAAACAATTCAGAGACGGCGGAAAAGGAATCATCGACAGCCAGACCGATGTGGGAGGCTGGCCGCTGTTGCAATCAACTCCTCCTTCACCCGATGCCGACAACGACGGAATGCCCGATGAGTGGGAAAAACAAAACGGGCTGAATCCGGAACAAGCGGATAACAACGATTACAAGCTCAATAAAGAATATACCAACATTGAAGTTTACCTGAACTCGATTGTAGCCCAAAAGAAATAA
- a CDS encoding pectinesterase family protein, protein MKNRWTILLLFLLVTVSAKAWDFVVAKDGSGDFTSVQQAIDAVPDFRKNRTTIFIKKGVYKEKLVLPASKTLVTFIGEELEKTILTYDDYASKKNRFGEEMGTTGSSSFFIFGEGFIAKNITFENSAGPVGQAVAVRIESDKVAFENCRFLGNQDTLYPHGKNSRQYYRNCYIEGTVDFIFGWSTAVFVDCTIFCKTAGYITAPSTEENTEYGFVFLNCNITGDAPENSFYLGRPWRPYGKSVFIGCKLGKQIKPEGWHNWRDPEKEKTAYFAEYKNTGEGAGTRNRVAWSHQLSDVEAQEYAVEKIFGDWTEELFSNLEEIKNVEK, encoded by the coding sequence ATGAAGAATAGATGGACCATACTACTGCTGTTTTTGCTAGTGACAGTTTCGGCAAAAGCCTGGGATTTTGTGGTGGCAAAAGATGGAAGCGGCGATTTCACATCAGTTCAGCAAGCTATTGATGCGGTTCCCGATTTCAGGAAAAACCGCACTACAATCTTCATAAAAAAAGGTGTTTATAAAGAAAAGCTGGTACTACCGGCCAGCAAAACACTGGTAACTTTTATTGGCGAAGAGCTCGAAAAAACCATCCTTACGTACGATGATTATGCCAGTAAAAAGAACCGTTTTGGCGAAGAAATGGGTACGACCGGCTCCTCTTCGTTTTTCATTTTTGGAGAAGGATTTATTGCAAAGAATATAACATTTGAAAACTCGGCCGGCCCGGTTGGACAAGCGGTTGCCGTGCGTATCGAGAGCGACAAAGTGGCTTTCGAGAACTGCCGCTTCCTGGGAAATCAGGACACCCTTTATCCGCACGGAAAAAACAGCCGACAGTACTACCGGAATTGCTACATCGAAGGTACAGTTGATTTTATTTTCGGTTGGTCAACAGCCGTTTTTGTAGACTGTACCATTTTTTGCAAAACAGCCGGTTACATTACTGCCCCGTCAACAGAAGAAAATACAGAGTATGGCTTTGTTTTTCTGAATTGTAATATCACCGGCGATGCTCCCGAAAACTCGTTTTACCTGGGCCGTCCGTGGCGCCCTTATGGCAAATCCGTTTTTATCGGCTGCAAGCTGGGAAAACAAATAAAACCTGAAGGTTGGCACAACTGGCGCGATCCGGAGAAGGAAAAGACAGCCTACTTTGCTGAATACAAAAATACCGGCGAAGGTGCCGGCACCCGGAACAGAGTTGCCTGGTCGCACCAGCTAAGCGATGTAGAAGCGCAAGAATACGCTGTTGAAAAAATTTTTGGAGACTGGACAGAAGAACTGTTCTCTAACCTGGAAGAAATTAAAAACGTTGAAAAATGA
- a CDS encoding glycoside hydrolase family 28 protein, whose product MIVKKISNLLLAAAVFAVGCTEQSAPPKTINNLYETIEFEMPVIQEPQIPDYSVSITDFGAINGGIEINTEAFAAAINAVTEKGGGKVTIPPGFWLTGPIELKSNLELHAEQGAVILFSPNKDLYPVIATNFEGLDTYRCLSPIHGRNVENVAFTGKGVWDGNGDAWRAVKKSKLTESAWKDLVKSGGIVSDEGDVWYPSEQYKIGAEGSGDQNVRDDLQTKEEFETIRDYLRPVFVSIQNSKRILFDGPVFQNSPAWNIHPLRVEHLTVKNLTVRNPWYSQNGDGIDIESCKNVLVQNCNFDVGDDAICIKSGKNEDGRRYGIPCENLIIKDNIVYHGHGGVTVGSEMSGGVRNMHVSNCTFMGTDVGLRFKSTRGRGGVVENIFISDVYMTNIPTNAISFNLYYGGQSISEMLAAGGMKTSTELVPVTEETPQFKNIKISNVTVNGAQQAVFLQGLPEMPLENIELNNLHLKADNGFQIIDAKGVKIKDTKLITDKDVAMMIFNSADVDVNGLAYDFKTADAIKINGSQCKNIRISNQQTEVKQYTTIGPEVPEKAVKF is encoded by the coding sequence ATGATAGTAAAAAAGATCTCTAATCTATTACTTGCCGCTGCGGTTTTCGCGGTGGGATGTACTGAACAAAGTGCACCTCCCAAAACCATAAATAACTTGTACGAAACAATTGAGTTTGAAATGCCTGTAATTCAGGAACCGCAAATTCCTGACTACTCCGTTTCGATAACCGATTTTGGCGCAATTAATGGCGGAATTGAAATAAATACCGAAGCTTTTGCTGCCGCCATAAACGCAGTTACCGAAAAAGGAGGCGGGAAAGTAACCATTCCTCCCGGCTTCTGGCTAACCGGCCCCATTGAGTTAAAAAGCAATCTGGAATTGCATGCCGAGCAAGGTGCAGTGATTCTTTTCTCTCCCAACAAAGATCTTTATCCGGTTATCGCAACCAATTTCGAAGGTTTGGATACGTACCGTTGTCTGTCGCCAATACACGGACGAAACGTTGAAAATGTTGCATTTACCGGTAAAGGAGTTTGGGATGGAAACGGCGACGCCTGGCGTGCAGTAAAAAAATCGAAACTTACGGAGAGTGCTTGGAAAGACCTGGTAAAATCAGGAGGTATTGTAAGCGATGAAGGCGATGTTTGGTATCCGTCAGAGCAATATAAAATTGGTGCCGAAGGAAGTGGCGACCAAAACGTGCGCGACGATCTGCAAACAAAAGAAGAATTTGAAACCATACGCGATTATTTGCGGCCGGTGTTTGTAAGCATACAAAACAGTAAACGCATCCTGTTCGATGGCCCTGTGTTTCAGAATTCCCCAGCTTGGAATATTCATCCGTTAAGGGTTGAACACCTGACCGTAAAAAACCTAACCGTTCGTAATCCATGGTATTCACAAAATGGCGACGGAATCGATATCGAATCGTGCAAAAATGTACTGGTACAAAACTGTAATTTCGATGTGGGTGACGATGCAATTTGTATAAAATCGGGGAAAAACGAAGACGGGCGGCGTTACGGAATACCGTGCGAAAACCTCATCATAAAAGACAATATTGTTTACCATGGGCACGGTGGTGTTACCGTTGGCAGCGAAATGTCGGGCGGAGTGCGTAACATGCACGTTTCAAACTGCACCTTTATGGGCACCGATGTGGGCTTGCGTTTTAAGAGCACCCGCGGCCGTGGCGGCGTTGTCGAGAATATTTTTATCTCCGATGTTTACATGACCAACATACCAACAAATGCCATTTCGTTTAACCTGTATTACGGCGGACAATCCATTTCTGAAATGTTGGCTGCAGGCGGAATGAAAACATCAACAGAACTTGTTCCGGTTACCGAAGAAACACCACAGTTTAAAAACATCAAAATCTCCAATGTTACGGTTAACGGAGCACAGCAGGCCGTTTTTCTTCAGGGACTTCCGGAAATGCCCCTTGAAAATATTGAGCTGAACAACCTCCATTTAAAAGCCGATAACGGATTCCAGATCATTGATGCAAAAGGTGTTAAAATTAAGGATACAAAACTGATAACCGACAAAGATGTGGCAATGATGATTTTTAACAGTGCAGATGTTGATGTAAATGGCCTTGCATATGATTTTAAAACGGCCGATGCTATAAAAATAAATGGTTCGCAGTGTAAAAACATTAGGATTTCTAACCAGCAAACCGAGGTAAAACAATACACCACAATTGGACCGGAGGTGCCTGAAAAAGCAGTTAAATTTTAA
- a CDS encoding pectinesterase family protein has protein sequence MNKIGFIFLFLFSAFLAGAQLGIQFKITVAQDGTGDFETIQAAIDATKAFPPERITIVIKNGVYREKVTVPSWNNKLSIIGEDRDKTIIVWDDYFKKIDRGRNSTFFTYTLKVEADDFYAENLTIENLAGPVGQAVALHVEGNRCKFKNCKLLGNQDTAYLDGENSNQLFENCSIAGTTDFIFGSATVVFKGCTLVSRSNSYITAASTTNDKPFGFVFLNCRLVAEKGVDNVYLGRPWRPYAKTVFINCFMDKHICNDGWKEWSNKEDKTTTFYAEYNSSGPGANTNRVEWAHQLPAKKVSEYTIKKILGEWTTTINE, from the coding sequence ATGAATAAAATTGGCTTTATATTCCTGTTTCTGTTCTCAGCATTTTTAGCCGGGGCACAATTGGGTATTCAGTTCAAAATTACTGTTGCACAAGATGGCACCGGCGATTTTGAAACGATTCAGGCAGCAATCGATGCCACCAAAGCCTTTCCGCCGGAACGTATCACCATAGTTATAAAAAATGGCGTTTACCGTGAAAAAGTAACGGTTCCTTCGTGGAATAACAAACTGTCGATAATAGGGGAAGACAGAGACAAAACCATCATTGTTTGGGACGATTATTTCAAGAAGATTGATCGCGGGCGAAACAGTACTTTTTTCACTTACACATTAAAAGTGGAAGCTGACGATTTTTATGCAGAAAACCTGACCATCGAAAACTTAGCAGGACCTGTTGGACAAGCCGTTGCTTTACATGTTGAAGGGAACCGTTGTAAGTTTAAGAATTGTAAACTGTTGGGCAACCAGGATACCGCTTACCTCGATGGAGAGAACAGTAACCAACTGTTTGAAAATTGCAGCATTGCCGGAACTACCGATTTTATTTTTGGCTCGGCTACTGTGGTTTTCAAAGGATGTACCCTCGTAAGCAGAAGCAATTCATACATAACCGCAGCGAGTACCACAAACGACAAGCCTTTTGGTTTTGTTTTTCTCAACTGTCGCCTGGTAGCCGAAAAAGGTGTTGACAACGTTTACCTTGGCCGTCCGTGGCGACCTTACGCCAAAACTGTTTTTATTAACTGTTTTATGGATAAGCACATTTGCAATGATGGCTGGAAGGAATGGAGTAACAAAGAAGATAAGACCACAACTTTTTATGCCGAATACAATAGTTCCGGACCGGGAGCAAATACAAACAGAGTGGAGTGGGCGCATCAGTTACCTGCAAAAAAAGTATCAGAATATACAATTAAGAAGATATTAGGAGAATGGACAACAACAATCAACGAGTAA
- a CDS encoding T9SS type A sorting domain-containing protein — translation MDNNNQRVNLQTFYKPCLIVVFICSLLFAAHAQESTLPAFPGAGGFGKYVTGGRGGQVIYVTTLEDNTQEGSLRYAISRNYPRIVIFKVAGTIQLKASLKISNNDITIAGQTAPGDGITLRDYPVKIEADNVIIRYMRFRMGDETEQEDDALGGRYQKNIIIDHCSMSWSTDECASFYNNENFTLQWSLLSESLRISVHEKGTHGYGGIWGGEKASFHHNLLAHHDSRNPRFCGSRYSNRAEYELVDFRNNVIYNWGANSVYAAEGGRYNMVNNYYKSGPATSSSKTARIIQPWADNGGNDQPAGIYGTFFIDGNYMTASASVSENNWDGVDMSSSFDTYAPGVTKSDLVSDTEYDAGEVVTHSAEEAYLKVLDFVGASLAYDSVDNRIIHETATGTVTYPEGGNGSTNGLIDSQGAVGGWPLLTSNTAPDDSDEDGMPDAWETANALNPNDPSDAQLTTVDGLYPNVEVYLNSLVAEITEQQDEDGVHTSINDVARNEDAISMYYNGIGQTLMINHYTGVRSVEVYNITGKLIAKHLCNSSAVQLPVSGNKKGIYLVRVMDINDKTFTRKIPVF, via the coding sequence ATGGACAACAACAATCAACGAGTAAACCTGCAAACTTTTTACAAACCCTGTTTAATTGTAGTTTTTATTTGCTCACTGCTTTTTGCGGCTCATGCACAGGAAAGTACCCTGCCTGCATTTCCCGGTGCAGGAGGCTTTGGAAAATATGTAACCGGTGGCCGTGGCGGACAGGTAATTTATGTTACCACGTTGGAAGACAATACGCAGGAAGGTAGTTTGCGTTATGCAATCAGTCGAAACTATCCGAGGATTGTGATTTTTAAAGTGGCGGGGACAATCCAACTCAAAGCATCGTTAAAAATTTCGAATAACGACATCACTATTGCCGGACAAACTGCTCCGGGCGATGGTATTACCTTGCGCGATTATCCGGTAAAAATTGAAGCTGACAACGTAATTATTCGTTATATGCGTTTCAGAATGGGTGATGAAACTGAGCAGGAAGATGATGCGCTTGGCGGACGTTACCAAAAAAATATCATTATCGATCACTGCTCTATGAGCTGGTCGACCGACGAATGTGCCTCGTTTTATAACAACGAAAACTTTACCCTGCAATGGAGTCTTCTCTCTGAAAGTCTGCGTATTTCGGTACACGAAAAAGGCACACACGGTTACGGTGGTATCTGGGGTGGCGAAAAAGCCTCGTTTCATCACAATCTGCTGGCTCATCACGATAGTCGTAATCCGCGGTTTTGCGGAAGCCGCTATTCGAACCGTGCGGAATACGAACTGGTGGACTTCAGGAATAACGTAATTTACAACTGGGGTGCCAACAGTGTTTATGCCGCGGAAGGCGGAAGATACAATATGGTGAACAATTACTACAAATCCGGTCCGGCTACCTCATCGTCGAAAACTGCACGGATTATTCAACCGTGGGCCGACAACGGAGGAAATGACCAGCCGGCAGGTATTTACGGAACGTTCTTTATCGACGGAAACTATATGACTGCAAGTGCTTCGGTAAGCGAAAACAACTGGGATGGTGTTGATATGAGCTCGTCGTTTGACACTTATGCACCCGGCGTAACTAAAAGCGATCTGGTTTCTGATACCGAATACGATGCAGGCGAAGTAGTCACTCACTCAGCCGAAGAAGCCTATTTGAAAGTATTGGATTTTGTAGGTGCCAGTCTGGCCTATGATTCTGTTGACAATCGGATTATTCATGAAACAGCCACGGGAACGGTTACCTACCCCGAAGGTGGAAACGGAAGTACGAACGGTTTGATCGACTCGCAGGGTGCTGTTGGCGGATGGCCTTTGCTAACATCGAACACCGCACCCGACGACAGCGACGAAGATGGTATGCCCGATGCCTGGGAAACTGCAAACGCCTTAAATCCGAACGATCCGTCGGATGCACAACTAACCACTGTTGACGGTCTCTACCCTAACGTTGAAGTTTACCTCAATTCGCTTGTAGCTGAAATTACTGAACAACAAGATGAAGATGGAGTACACACATCAATTAACGATGTTGCAAGAAATGAAGATGCCATCAGCATGTATTACAATGGCATTGGGCAGACTTTGATGATCAATCATTACACCGGCGTAAGAAGCGTTGAAGTATATAATATTACAGGTAAACTCATTGCAAAACACCTATGTAATTCGTCTGCAGTACAACTCCCGGTTTCGGGTAATAAAAAAGGAATTTATCTTGTTCGTGTTATGGATATAAATGATAAAACATTCACCCGAAAAATCCCGGTATTTTAA
- a CDS encoding glycoside hydrolase 43 family protein, which yields MNLKPTIIILIILCGVSLFSSAQSEVSKVWVADNGDGTYKNPIIHADYSDPDVVRVGDDYYMTASSFNCVPGLPILHSKDLVNWQLITYALPTQVPEDVFNIPQHGNGVWAPCIRYHNNEFYIYYPDPDFGIYQIKAKQAEGPWSEPILVKAGKGLIDPSPLWDDNGKVYLTHAFAGSRARIKSVLLVQEMNSEGTAVIGDEVMVFDGHDAHPTVEGPKFYKANGYYYIFAPAGGVSTGWQLVLRSKNVYGPYETKTVMAQGNTNINGPHQGAWVDTKTGENWFIHFQDKEAYGRVVHLNPMTWQNDWPVIGLDADGDGIGEPVLTHQKPDVGATYPISTPPESDEFNGNQLGIQWQWQANKHILYGFPSGNLGFYRLNCIVRPEGEDGLWSIPNLLLQKFPAEEFTATTKITFNARTNNEETGFVVMGEDYQYISLKQINEQLQLRVAKCENARTGGKEIEQHLETFDSNEIYFRINVKKDALCTFSYSSNGKTFKTVGEAFTAKPGRWIGAKIGYFALREGITNDSGTVDIDWFRVDK from the coding sequence ATGAACCTAAAACCAACGATAATAATCCTGATAATCCTTTGCGGTGTGTCGCTTTTCAGCAGCGCACAATCGGAAGTTTCAAAAGTTTGGGTGGCCGATAACGGCGACGGAACCTATAAAAATCCGATCATCCATGCCGATTATTCCGATCCGGATGTGGTTCGCGTTGGCGACGATTATTATATGACAGCCTCGTCATTTAATTGTGTTCCAGGTTTACCTATACTTCATTCGAAAGATTTGGTAAACTGGCAGCTTATAACTTATGCTCTGCCGACACAGGTTCCTGAAGACGTGTTTAACATTCCGCAACACGGAAACGGTGTTTGGGCGCCTTGCATCCGCTACCACAATAACGAATTTTATATTTATTACCCCGATCCTGATTTTGGAATCTATCAGATTAAAGCCAAACAGGCTGAAGGTCCGTGGTCGGAACCAATTCTGGTAAAAGCTGGAAAAGGTTTGATCGATCCGTCGCCACTTTGGGACGACAACGGAAAAGTGTATTTAACACATGCATTTGCAGGTAGTCGAGCACGCATAAAATCGGTGCTCCTTGTTCAGGAAATGAACAGCGAAGGAACCGCGGTTATCGGCGACGAAGTAATGGTTTTCGACGGGCACGACGCTCATCCTACCGTTGAAGGGCCAAAATTCTATAAAGCCAACGGCTATTACTATATTTTTGCTCCGGCAGGTGGCGTTTCAACCGGTTGGCAACTTGTACTCCGCTCGAAAAATGTGTACGGCCCATACGAAACAAAAACAGTAATGGCGCAAGGCAACACCAACATTAACGGCCCTCATCAGGGAGCCTGGGTTGATACAAAAACCGGCGAAAACTGGTTCATTCATTTTCAGGATAAAGAAGCTTATGGCCGCGTTGTTCACCTAAATCCGATGACCTGGCAAAACGACTGGCCGGTAATTGGCCTTGATGCAGACGGCGATGGAATTGGCGAACCGGTGCTTACCCACCAAAAACCGGATGTTGGAGCTACATACCCGATTTCAACTCCTCCTGAGAGTGATGAGTTTAATGGAAATCAGCTGGGAATTCAGTGGCAATGGCAGGCCAATAAACACATTTTATATGGATTTCCATCGGGAAACCTTGGGTTTTATCGTTTGAATTGTATTGTGCGGCCCGAGGGAGAAGACGGACTTTGGAGCATTCCAAACCTGTTGTTACAAAAGTTCCCTGCCGAAGAATTTACGGCCACTACCAAAATAACATTCAATGCCCGCACCAACAATGAAGAAACAGGTTTTGTGGTAATGGGAGAAGATTACCAGTATATTTCGTTAAAACAAATAAACGAGCAACTTCAGTTGCGTGTGGCAAAATGCGAAAATGCACGAACCGGCGGAAAGGAAATTGAACAACATTTGGAAACTTTTGACAGCAATGAAATCTACTTCAGAATAAATGTAAAAAAAGATGCGCTATGCACTTTTAGTTATAGCAGCAACGGAAAAACATTTAAAACTGTTGGCGAAGCATTTACAGCAAAACCGGGCCGCTGGATCGGTGCAAAAATAGGCTACTTTGCCCTGCGCGAAGGCATTACAAACGACTCGGGAACAGTTGATATTGATTGGTTTAGGGTAGATAAATAA
- a CDS encoding rhamnogalacturonan acetylesterase, producing the protein MGKAKYIAVLFGVLLLSACAKQAGEQENDNTKTITMWLIGDSTMADYSKYENSDYKKERYPITGWGQVFQPFLSGESLQQLSPLLQADSVIVDDRARGGRSTRTFFQEGRWRQVYDALQPGDFVLMQFGHNDAATQKPERYVNEEGYKEFLRLFILQTKQQQATPILLTPVARNYPWENDSLRNVHGNYPQCVKEVAEETQTLLIDLNKKSMEHFTAKGREYVTNNYFMNLPAGKFEAYPDGQNDNTHFQPEGAKAVAQLVYKGLWELNTQNLSNEE; encoded by the coding sequence ATGGGAAAAGCAAAATACATAGCTGTTTTATTTGGGGTGCTTCTTCTTTCGGCTTGTGCAAAACAAGCCGGAGAGCAAGAAAACGACAACACCAAAACCATAACAATGTGGCTGATTGGCGACTCTACCATGGCCGATTATTCGAAATACGAAAATTCGGATTACAAGAAAGAACGCTACCCCATAACCGGCTGGGGGCAGGTTTTTCAGCCCTTTCTATCGGGCGAAAGCTTACAACAACTCTCACCGCTTTTGCAGGCCGACAGCGTAATCGTCGACGATCGTGCACGTGGTGGACGCAGCACACGCACCTTTTTCCAGGAAGGACGGTGGCGGCAGGTTTACGATGCACTTCAACCCGGCGATTTTGTGCTGATGCAGTTCGGGCATAACGATGCAGCCACGCAAAAACCGGAACGCTACGTAAACGAAGAAGGCTACAAAGAGTTTCTGCGGCTGTTTATTCTGCAAACAAAACAGCAACAGGCAACACCTATTTTGCTCACTCCGGTGGCACGTAACTATCCGTGGGAAAATGATTCGTTGCGAAATGTGCACGGTAATTATCCGCAATGTGTAAAAGAAGTTGCCGAAGAAACCCAAACCTTGTTAATCGATCTGAATAAAAAATCAATGGAACATTTTACTGCCAAAGGCCGCGAATACGTTACCAATAATTATTTTATGAATCTGCCTGCCGGAAAATTCGAGGCTTATCCTGATGGACAAAACGACAATACCCATTTTCAGCCCGAAGGTGCAAAAGCCGTTGCCCAACTGGTGTACAAAGGATTATGGGAGTTAAACACACAAAACCTCAGCAATGAAGAATAG
- a CDS encoding rhamnogalacturonan acetylesterase, producing MKRLFYFCVLILLFFSACQKPKQFSIYCVGDSTMANKNADAFPETGWCMVLDEYFSSNVAVKNHARNGRSSKSFIDEGRWKTVLDSLQAGDYVFIQFGHNDQKDYDSTRYTTPFGTYTENLRRFVIQSRDKGANPVLFTSIVRRKFGEDGKLTDTHGDYPVATRQIAALLEVPLIDLQKLTEEWVNSLGDEASKQMYLWTDITTEKYPEPRKDDTHLSQQGAQKVAQLATEALKEIVPDLAKYLK from the coding sequence ATGAAACGACTGTTCTATTTCTGCGTACTTATTCTGCTCTTCTTTAGCGCCTGCCAAAAGCCAAAACAATTCAGCATTTATTGTGTGGGCGACTCAACAATGGCAAACAAGAATGCCGACGCTTTTCCGGAAACCGGGTGGTGTATGGTGCTCGACGAGTATTTCTCCTCGAATGTTGCGGTGAAAAACCATGCGCGAAACGGTAGAAGCTCAAAAAGTTTTATCGACGAAGGCAGGTGGAAAACCGTGCTCGACAGCTTGCAGGCCGGCGATTATGTTTTTATCCAGTTTGGCCATAACGATCAGAAAGATTACGACTCAACACGTTACACTACTCCGTTTGGTACATACACCGAAAATCTTCGAAGGTTTGTAATCCAATCGCGTGATAAAGGCGCCAATCCTGTTCTTTTTACTTCCATCGTCAGAAGGAAATTCGGCGAGGACGGAAAGTTAACAGATACACATGGCGACTATCCGGTGGCCACTCGCCAAATTGCTGCATTACTTGAAGTACCACTTATCGATTTGCAGAAATTAACGGAAGAATGGGTAAATTCGCTCGGCGATGAAGCTTCGAAACAAATGTACCTGTGGACCGATATTACCACTGAAAAATACCCGGAACCCAGGAAAGACGACACACATTTGTCGCAGCAGGGAGCGCAAAAAGTTGCTCAGCTTGCAACCGAAGCATTGAAAGAAATAGTGCCTGATTTGGCAAAATATTTAAAGTAA